The genomic region CCATCACTTCTTCTGAAAACTGTCGCAGGTGTTCTCGCTGTTCGGCATCAAATTTACCTAATTCGCTCAGGGCGACGGTTAGGGAGTCTTCTACTTTTTCGTAGATGATTTCTGCTAGGGCTTTACCAACGAAAAAGGCGTGGATAACGGGGTTACTCATGAAGAAAAAGTGCGCATACGTTTCGTAACAAATTATATCTTGCTTATTCTCTGGGTTGGGGATTTTTTCTGCGCGATCGCGCGCTCTTGACTGCTCGATCGCTTTGAGGGTCTGGGGTTCGGGGTTCGTTACCTATTAGTTTGGAGTTGGCGGAAAATTTGCGCTGAATGCCTAAAGAAGGGAACGATACGCATCCAGGGTTTGAGCAACGGTTTTGTCCCAGTTAAATAATTTTGCTCGTTTGTATCCTTTGGCAATCAGACGATCGCGCTCGATGGGATTATCGAGTAAAAAGAGGAGAATATCTGCTAAATCTCCCGTGGCGTTGGGATTGAAGAGAATCCCCGCTTCACCGACAACTTCCGGAATGCTCGAACAGTTTGACGCAACCACAGCCGTTCCACAGGACATCGCTTCTAGGGGCGGAATGCCGAATCCTTCGTAGAGGGAAGGATAAACCAAGGCTACGCTGTGGCGGTAGAGGGTTGCGAGAGCGCGATCGTCAATGTGTCCGTATTGTTGCACGCGATTGCACAATTTCAGATCCGCAATCAATTGTTCCTCGGCTTCATTGAAAGGGGAACCGACAACACAAAGCATGACATCAGAACGAACGGAAGCCACTTTCCCAAAAGCACGCAACAAGCCGTCAAAATTTTTATAACCCCAACGCCCGCCCACATAGATAAAATAAGGACTCTCCGGAACGCTTGGGTTGGAGTCGATGGCGCTAACATCAATATCCGCAGCGAGATAAATAACCTTCACCTTTTCCTCAACTTCCGGATAGCATTCGAGCAAATCTTGTTTCGTATTCTCAGAAATACACAACAAAACCCGTGCATCTAAAATCGCTTTTCTCTTCTGTTCGATTT from Lusitaniella coriacea LEGE 07157 harbors:
- a CDS encoding glycosyltransferase family 4 protein, yielding MKILYDGTIYKFQAAGGVNRYFENIINRLPESFQPILTTSHLNNVNYPRRRDLKIHCYYKFGLRPNRVLSFLEQYYFRSKTFLSQPDLIHPTYYSLLTQKAFSAYQCPIIITVYDMIHERFPEQLDPDGQQIEQKRKAILDARVLLCISENTKQDLLECYPEVEEKVKVIYLAADIDVSAIDSNPSVPESPYFIYVGGRWGYKNFDGLLRAFGKVASVRSDVMLCVVGSPFNEAEEQLIADLKLCNRVQQYGHIDDRALATLYRHSVALVYPSLYEGFGIPPLEAMSCGTAVVASNCSSIPEVVGEAGILFNPNATGDLADILLFLLDNPIERDRLIAKGYKRAKLFNWDKTVAQTLDAYRSLL